The Montipora capricornis isolate CH-2021 chromosome 6, ASM3666992v2, whole genome shotgun sequence genome has a window encoding:
- the LOC138054628 gene encoding uncharacterized protein: MAEAPVPIPPDVLVAALPAAEAAAEAEVPAAGDNPVAPAEEAEMTVRELQNQLMELKRTSASNSVGAALLSLQQELAKPPPVFDPYKALAGLESLVDLARDTADARTKRLSTILRQCRPLLGKPQFQSILLKLVGDKEDVEVAKAIQKSLRPSASWGPSMPPRPPGPGFSRRSSDFSYAPRPPPTCFNCRRRGHIARFCPRN, translated from the exons ATGGCCGAAGCTCCTGTTCCTATTCCTCCAGATGTTTTGGTGGCTGCTCTTCCCGCTGCCGAAGCCGCAGCTGAAGCCGAAGTTCCTGCTGCCGGCGATAATCCGGTTGCTCCCGCTGAAGAG GCTGAGATGACCGTAAGAGAACTCCAAAATCAGCTTATGGAATTAAAAAGAACGTCCGCGTCCAATTCCGTTGGGGCTGCCCTTTTGTCACTTCAACAAGAGCTTGCTAAGCCTCCCCCGGTGTTCGACCCCTACAAAGCTCTCGCTGGATTAGAATCGCTGGTAGATTTGGCACGGGACACTGCAGACGCCAGGACTAAACGTCTCAGCACGATTCTACGCCAATGCCGCCCCCTCCTGGGCAAGCCGCAGTTCCAAAGCATTTTATTAAAGTTGGTCGGAGACAAAGAAGATGTTGAAGTGGCGAAAGCTATCCAGAAGTCCCTGCGCCCTTCCGCTTCATGGGGGCCCAGTATGCCTCCGCGTCCGCCTGGTCCAGGTTTCTCCCGGAGGTCTTCTGATTTTAGCTATGCTCCGCGTCCACCGCCTACATGCTTCAATTGTCGCAGGCGTGGCCATATTGCTAGATTTTGCCCAAGGAACTAA
- the LOC138053145 gene encoding adhesion G-protein coupled receptor D1-like has product MNDCSERLCRKRVNPGGNPLSQHETCRPAVNHDGPKYVGFAVWSTCPRNWTDDIVRRKCQRGNQSNLFNDWPVFDRDRRITYKNVFCARCNGAVNTTYWKLEANCRKWFNTTAFNLSGFMRFAQFNCSVKIRKTWGQYLRQCIPRFQDCSGIGREKNGSYCQSQCLGYAFPVNFMNLIRFRNLQCALCNGFQPSYLGIDLKPNNENPIPQLTILFDFTSSFENRVTVKDRKMHFERNISHFCALDEVYDLYVGKCKSIVSLQRSHVFQNEQTAPVDFISNETRLFLNLNCTFVPFNQSDYEQRPNGTVYITPHHMIYGKTRYTIRGNILLVCVNFSRNVTVVTVERTTGYLTKTVATSLQIVTFAGCITSMASLLFMLAKYTLFSELRNLPGRIIFNLSLSLLLYQGVFLAAMKTSSHEQCQVIAILLHYFVLCSFTWMNAMAFDVHKAFTSSDGGLGSNRQGNHNKRLVEYCLYGWGVPAILVSFFVIIDQILIKGFIGYGEGKAYCYISKPKAVLYFVVAPIALIMLFNAFALVHTVLHIVKTRKRTPKGTNQRNSTEVALICVKMASVTGVTWILGIAANVQALSFLWYPYVVLNSLQGLFIFLSFAASRRSLELYRAKIAILRNRCSRNAARNTSRTKDKIVVTRSGKSWSPDVQDCEEAPL; this is encoded by the exons aTGAACGACTGTAGTGAACGACT GTGCAGAAAACGAGTCAACCCTGGAGGAAACCCACTAAGCCAACATGAAACCTGCCGCCCTGCCGTAAATCACGACGGTCCAAAATATGTTGGTTTTGCAGTGTGGAGCACATGTCCAAGGAACTGGACAGATGATATTGTGCGCCGTAAATGTCAACGTGGAAATCAAAGCAATCTTTTTAACGACTGGCCCGTGTTTGATCGCGACAGGCGCATTACttacaaaaatgttttttgtgcAAGGTGCAATGGCGCAGTGAATACAACCTACTGGAAACTCGAGGCAAATTGCAGGAAATGGTTTAACACAACAGCGTTCAATCTTAGTGGTTTTATGCGCTTCGCGCAATTCAACTGTTCAGTAAAAATCAGAAAAACTTGGGGGCAATACTTGAGGCAATGCATCCCTCGTTTTCAAGACTGTTCCGGGATTGGTCGAGAGAAAAATGGATCGTACTGCCAATCACAGTGCCTGGGATATGCTTTTCCTGTTAATTTCATGAACTTGATAAGATTTCGAAATCTGCAATGCGCGTTGTGTAACGGATTTCAGCCAAGCTATTTGGGTATTGATTTAAAGCCAAATAATGAGAACCCTATTCCGCAACTGACTATCCTGTTCGATTTTACTTCCTCCTTCGAGAACAGGGTTACAGTCAAAGACAGAAAAATGCATTTCGAGCGAAATATAAGCCACTTCTGCGCTCTTGACGAGGTGTACGACCTATACGTTGGAAAATGTAAGAGCATTGTCAGTTTACAACGATCACACGTTTTCCAGAATGAACAAACAGCTCCCGTTGATTTTATATCGAACGAAACGAgattgtttttaaatttgaactgcACTTTCGTACCTTTCAACCAAAGCGATTATGAACAACGACCTAATGGTACGGTCTACATTACACCTCACCACATGATATACGGGAAAACGAGGTATACAATTCGCGGTAATATTTTGCTAGTTTGCGtcaacttttcaagaaatgtaaCGGTGGTGACCGTAGAGCGAACAACAGGTTACCTCACTAAAACGGTAGCAACGTCTCTCCAAATAGTGACTTTTGCTGGCTGCATTACGTCAATGGCATCCCTTCTTTTCATGTTGGCAAAATATACTCTATTTTCTGAACTGCGCAACTTGCCTGGAAGGATCATCTTCAACTTGTCCCTATCTTTGCTGCTGTATCAAGGCGTCTTTCTCGCAGCAATGAAGACTTCCAGTCATGAGCAATGCCAGGTCATTGCTATTCTTCTTCATTACTTTGTCTTATGCTCTTTCACGTGGATGAATGCAATGGCGTTTGATGTGCACAAGGCATTTACTTCCTCAG ACGGCGGACTTGGATCGAATCGTCAAGGAAACCACAATAAACGCTTAGTGGAATACTGTTTGTACGGATGGGGAGTTCCTGCTATTCTTGTGTCTTTCTTTGTGATCATTGACCAAATTCTCATTAAAGGATTCATTGGATACG GAGAGGGAAAGGCATACTGTTACATATCCAAACCCAAAGCTGTTCTTTATTTCGTTGTTGCGCCAATTGCATTGATAATGCTTTTTAATGCATTTGCCTTGGTGCATACCGTGTTGCACATTGTAAAGACAAGGAAG AGAACACCGAAAGGGACCAATCAGAGGAATAGCACGGAAGTagccttgatttgcgttaaaaTGGCGTCAGTCACGGGAGTGACATGGATTCTTGGAATCGCTGCCAACGTTCAAGCCTTGTCATTTCTGTGGTACCCGTATGTTGTTCTGAACAGCCTTCAAG GTCTGTTCATCTTCCTATCGTTTGCTGCCAGTAGGAGATCCCTGGAGCTATATAGAGCCAAAATAGCCATCTTAAGGAATCGGTGCTCGCGGAATGCAGCGAGAAATACCTCGAGGACAAAGGACAAGATCGTGGTCACTCGGTCCGGAAAATCCTGGAGTCCTGACGTTCAAGACTGCGAAGAGGCACCTCTGTAA
- the LOC138050852 gene encoding putative uncharacterized protein DDB_G0274435 → MEWKPEWDLLLLQEIIVSEPYQYKVYTRERGKIWEDITERLNANEAFAHRLGQKTAARDRYALLSRKYKNKMTTEERASGISPEMSEIDKLLEQIIERFEESDRESGDKGEQGERSKTEDRKKAEEMRKLSMEKLGETLKRKGEEDGGATPRKRASGSETIVYLREKAERDFDLKKEELETRKRDQTQQLQMFQYMQQQLQQQQQQMQLQHQQRRPPSSVLLRKVPIDNYKTGMLSHMPIVTNKLTV, encoded by the coding sequence ATGGAGTGGAAACCAGAGTGGGATTTGCTCTTGTTGCAAGAGATTATAGTTTCCGAGCCGTATCAGTACAAAGTTTACACCAGAGAAAGAGGGAAGATTTGGGAAGACATAACGGAGCGCTTAAATGCCAATGAAGCCTTTGCACACCGACTGGGCCAGAAGACAGCTGCTAGAGACCGGTATGCCCTTCTTTCGaggaaatacaaaaataaaatgacGACGGAAGAACGAGCAAGCGGGATTTCCCCCGAGATGTCAGAAATCGACAAGCTACTGGAACAGATTATCGAGAGATTTGAGGAAAGCGACCGGGAGTCAGGAGATAAGGGGGAACAAGGTGAAAGAAGTAAAACTGAGGATAGGAAGAAGGCAGAAGAAATGAGAAAGCTCTCCATGGAGAAACTGGGTGAGACCttgaaaagaaaaggagaagaaGATGGTGGAGCAACCCCAAGAAAAAGGGCAAGTGGATCAGAAACCATTGTGTATCTGAGAGAAAAGGCAGAGAGAGATTTTGACTTAAAGAAAGAAGAGCTGGAAACAAGGAAGAGGGACCAAACACAACAGCTACAAATGTTTCAATACATGCAGCAACAgctgcagcaacaacaacaacaaatgcagCTCCAACATCAGCAACGCCGTCCTCCTTCatccgtcctgttgcgtaaggtcCCTATTGACAACTACAAGACCGGAATGCTTAGCCACATGCCAATAGTTACCAATAAATTAACTGTCTGA